A genomic window from Macaca mulatta isolate MMU2019108-1 chromosome 19, T2T-MMU8v2.0, whole genome shotgun sequence includes:
- the TINCR gene encoding TINCR ubiquitin domain containing isoform X1, whose translation MEGLRRGLSRWKRYHIKVHLADEALLLPLTVRPRDTLSDLRAQLVGQGVSSWKRAFYYNARRLDDHQTVRDARLQDGSVLLLVSDPSETQWLTPVIPALWEAEASRSLESRSSRPAWPTW comes from the exons ATGGAGGGGCTGCGGCGGGGGCTGTCGCGCTGGAAGCGCTACCACATCAAGGTGCACCTGGCGGACGAGGCGCTGCTGCTGCCGCTGACCGTGCGGCCGCGGGACACACTCAGCGACCTGCGCGCCCAGCTGGTGGGCCAGGGCGTGAGCTCCTGGAAGCGCGCCTTCTACTACAACGCGCGGCGGCTGGACGACCACCAGACGGTGCGCGACGCACGCCTGCAGGACGGCTCGGTGCTGCTGCTCGTCAGCGACCCCAG cgagacgcagtggctcacacccgtaatcccagcactttgggaggctgaggcaagcagatcacttgagtccaggagttcaagaccagcctggccaacctggtga
- the TINCR gene encoding TINCR ubiquitin domain containing isoform X2, which translates to MEGLRRGLSRWKRYHIKVHLADEALLLPLTVRPRDTLSDLRAQLVGQGVSSWKRAFYYNARRLDDHQTVRDARLQDGSVLLLVSDPR; encoded by the exons ATGGAGGGGCTGCGGCGGGGGCTGTCGCGCTGGAAGCGCTACCACATCAAGGTGCACCTGGCGGACGAGGCGCTGCTGCTGCCGCTGACCGTGCGGCCGCGGGACACACTCAGCGACCTGCGCGCCCAGCTGGTGGGCCAGGGCGTGAGCTCCTGGAAGCGCGCCTTCTACTACAACGCGCGGCGGCTGGACGACCACCAGACGGTGCGCGACGCACGCCTGCAGGACGGCTCGGTGCTGCTGCTCGTCAGCGACCCCAG GTAG